CCCGCCGACCCCCGCGACCCAGGCGTTCAGGCTCAGCTCGGGCTTGCCGATGAGGGGTTCGGCGAAGTGCCGGGGCGTCCAGCCGACCTGCAGGGCAAGGTGCGCGACCAGCTCCCGCACCGTCCAGTCGCCCAGCCGGGTCGGCCGGGCGAGCTGCTCGGCGGTGAGGCCGCCCACCGCCTCCCGGAGCGCCGCGGTCTGCTCGGCCAGCGCGGCGCGGACCTTGGCCGGGTCGTAGGTGCGGGCGCGGGAACGGCTCTTGGGCGGCATACCCGGCAGCGTACGCCGAGGGGCGGCCGGCGCCGAGGCACCGGCCGCCCCTCGGACGGAGATCCGTGCGGATCAGGCGAGCAACGCCTCGATGACGCCGGTGTGGGCGTCCCTCAGCTCCGCCAGCGAGACGGTGAAGTGGCCCTGGACGTCGAGCTCGTCGCCGTCCACGACACCGATCCGGGCGACCGGGAGGCCGCGCGCACCGCACATGTCGTTGAAGCGGACCTCCTCGCTGCGCGGCACGGCAACGACCGCGCGGCCGGCCGACTCGGAGAACAGGAACACGAAGGCGTCCTGGCCCTCCGGCACGACCAGGCGGGCGCCGTTGCCGCCCTTGAGGCAGCTCTCCACCAGGGCCTGGGCGAGACCGCCGTCGGAGAGGTCGTGCGCGGCGTCGATCATGCCGTCGCGGGAGGCGGCGATCAGGATCTCGCCGAGCAGCCGCTCGCGCTCCAGGTCGACCTTGGGCGGCAGGCCGCCGAGGTGACCGTGGGCCACCTGGGCCCAGGCGGAGCCGCCGAGTTCGTCCTCGGTGTCGCCGAGCAGGTACAGCAGCTGGCCCTGCTCGCCGAAGCCGATCGGGGTGCGGCGGGTGACGTCGTCGATGACGCCGAGCACCGCGACCACCGGGGTCGGGTGGATGGCGACGTCGCCGGTCTGGTTGTAGAGCGAGACGTTGCCGCCAGTGACCGGGGTGCCGAGCACCAGGCAGGCGTCGGCAAGACCGCGGGTGGCCTCGGCGAACTGCCACATCACGTCCGGATCCTCGGGGGAGCCGAAGTTGAGGCAGTCGGAGACGGCGAGCGGCTTGGCACCGCCGGCCGCGACATTGCGGTACGCCTCGGCCAGCGCCAGCTGGGCACCGGTGTACGGGTCCAGCTTGGCGTAGCGGCCGTTGCCGTCGGTGGCGACCGAGACGCCGAGGTTGGTCTCCTCGTCGATCCGGATCATGCCGGAGTCCTCGGGCACCGAGAGCACGGTGTTGCCGAGCACGTAGCGGTCGTACTGGTCCGTGATCCACGCCTTGGAGGCCTGGTTCGGCGAGCCGGCGACCTTGAGCACCGTCTCCTTGAGCTCGGCACCGGTGGCCGGGCGGGCGAGCCGCTCGGCGGTGGGGGCGTCGGCCTGCAGCGCGTCCTGCCAGCTCGGCCGGGCGTACGGACGGTTGTACGTCGGGCCCTCGTGGGCGACGGTGCGCGGCGGCACGTCGACGACCAGCTCACCGTGCCAGAAGATCTCCAGGCGCTCGCCGTCGGTCACCTCACCGATGACGGTGGCGATGACGTCCCACTTCTCGCAGATCTCCAGGAAGCGGTCGACCTTGCCCGGCTCGACGATCGCGCACATGCGCTCCTGCGACTCGCTCATGAGGATCTCCTCGGGCGAGAGCGTGTTGTCGCGCAGCGGCACGGTGTCGAGCTCGATCCGCATGCCGCCGGTGCCGGCCGAGGCCAGCTCCGAGGTGGCGCAGGACAGGCCGGCGCCGCCGAGGTCCTGGATGCCCGCGACCAGGTCCTCCTTGAAGATCTCCAGGGTGCACTCGATGAGCAGCTTCTCCTGGAAGGGGTCGCCGACCTGGACGGCGGGGCGCTTGGCGGGGCCGGTCGCGTCGAAGGTCTCCGACGCGAGCACGGAGACGCCGCCGATGCCGTCGCCACCGGTGCGGGCGCCGTAGAGGATGACCTTGTTGCCGGGGCCGGAGGCCTTGGCGAGGTGGATGTCCTCGTGCTTCATGACGCCGACGCAGAGCGCGTTGACCAGCGGGTTGCCCTGGTAGCAGGGGTCGAAGACGACCTCGCCGCCGATGTTCGGCAGGCCCAGGCAGTTGCCGTAGCCGCCGATGCCCGCGACGATCCCGGGCAGCACGCGCCGGGTGTCCGGGTGGTCGGCCGCACCGAAGCGCAGCGGGTCCATCACGGCGACCGGGCGGGCGCCCATCGCCAGGATGTCGCGGACGATGCCGCCGATGCCGGTGGCCGCGCCCTGGTAGGGCTCGATGTACGACGGGTGGTTGTGCGACTCCACCTTGAAGGTGACGGCGTAGCCCTGGCCGACGTCGACGACGCCGGCGTTCTCGCCGATGCCGACGAGCATGGCGTCGTTCTGCGGGGCCTTCTCGCCGAACTGCTTCAGGTGGACCTTGGAGCTCTTGTACGAGCAGTGCTCGGACCACATGACGGAGTACATCGCGAGCTCGGCGCCGGTCGGACGGCGGCCGAGGATCTCGCGGATCCGGGCGTACTCGTCCTGCTTGAGGCCGAGTTCGGCCCAGGGCTGACCGGCTTCCGGGGTCTGCTCGGCGTTCTTGACGGTGTCGAGGCTCATCAGGCGTTCACCAGCTGCTTCAGGACGGAAGTGAAGAAGCCCAGGCCCTCGGTGGTCGGACCGGTGAGCGGCTCCACGGCGTGCTCCGGGTGCGGCATCAGGCCGACGACGTTGCCGGCGGCGTTGGTGATGCCGGCGATGTCGCGGTACGAACCGTTGGGGTTCACATCCAGGTAGCGGGCGACCACGCGGCCCTCCGCCTCGAGTGCGTCCAGGACGTGCGCGTCGGCGACGAAGCGGCCTTCGCCGTTCTTCAGCGGGACGACGATTTCCTGACCCACCGTGTAATCCCGGGTCCAGGCAGTAGCGGCGTTCTCGATGCGCAGCTTCTGGTCGCGGCAGATGAAGTGCAGCGAGTCGTTGCGGGTGAGCGCACCGGGCAGCAGGTGCGATTCGCAGAGCACCTGGAAGCCGTTGCAGATACCGAGGACGGGCATTCCCAGCCGGGCCTGCTCGATGATGGTGTCCATGACCGGCGAGAAGCGGGAGATGGCTCCGCAGCGCAGATAGTCGCCGTACGAGAATCCGCCCGGCAGCACGACGGCGTCGACCTGGTGGAGGTCCTTGTCGCGGTGCCAGAGGGCGACCGGCTCGGCGCCGGCGAGACGGACCGCGCGCTGGGCGTCGCGGTCGTCGAGGGAACCGGGGAAAGTGACGACGCCGACGCGGGTGGTCACTTCGCCTCCTCCTCGACCCGGACGACGAAGTCCTCGATCACGGTGTTGGCGAGGAACGTCTCGGCGGCCTCGCGGATGCGGGCCAGCGCGGCGTCGTCGACCGGCCCC
The Kitasatospora paranensis genome window above contains:
- the purL gene encoding phosphoribosylformylglycinamidine synthase subunit PurL, whose product is MSLDTVKNAEQTPEAGQPWAELGLKQDEYARIREILGRRPTGAELAMYSVMWSEHCSYKSSKVHLKQFGEKAPQNDAMLVGIGENAGVVDVGQGYAVTFKVESHNHPSYIEPYQGAATGIGGIVRDILAMGARPVAVMDPLRFGAADHPDTRRVLPGIVAGIGGYGNCLGLPNIGGEVVFDPCYQGNPLVNALCVGVMKHEDIHLAKASGPGNKVILYGARTGGDGIGGVSVLASETFDATGPAKRPAVQVGDPFQEKLLIECTLEIFKEDLVAGIQDLGGAGLSCATSELASAGTGGMRIELDTVPLRDNTLSPEEILMSESQERMCAIVEPGKVDRFLEICEKWDVIATVIGEVTDGERLEIFWHGELVVDVPPRTVAHEGPTYNRPYARPSWQDALQADAPTAERLARPATGAELKETVLKVAGSPNQASKAWITDQYDRYVLGNTVLSVPEDSGMIRIDEETNLGVSVATDGNGRYAKLDPYTGAQLALAEAYRNVAAGGAKPLAVSDCLNFGSPEDPDVMWQFAEATRGLADACLVLGTPVTGGNVSLYNQTGDVAIHPTPVVAVLGVIDDVTRRTPIGFGEQGQLLYLLGDTEDELGGSAWAQVAHGHLGGLPPKVDLERERLLGEILIAASRDGMIDAAHDLSDGGLAQALVESCLKGGNGARLVVPEGQDAFVFLFSESAGRAVVAVPRSEEVRFNDMCGARGLPVARIGVVDGDELDVQGHFTVSLAELRDAHTGVIEALLA
- the purQ gene encoding phosphoribosylformylglycinamidine synthase subunit PurQ; translation: MTTRVGVVTFPGSLDDRDAQRAVRLAGAEPVALWHRDKDLHQVDAVVLPGGFSYGDYLRCGAISRFSPVMDTIIEQARLGMPVLGICNGFQVLCESHLLPGALTRNDSLHFICRDQKLRIENAATAWTRDYTVGQEIVVPLKNGEGRFVADAHVLDALEAEGRVVARYLDVNPNGSYRDIAGITNAAGNVVGLMPHPEHAVEPLTGPTTEGLGFFTSVLKQLVNA